The stretch of DNA TCGGTTATGGGAAGTTCTAAAACGGGAAGTATTGTTTATATAGAACCCGAAGCAACTTTACGCTATTCTCGTGAATTAGCAGATTTATTACAAGACGAGCGAGAAGAAATTGTCCGCATTTTAAAACGTTTAACTAATGAAATTCGTCCTTTTAAAGAAACTTTAACTGAATACCAAGAATTTTTAAGTGACATTGATGTAATTGCAGCTAAAGGTAAATATGCAAATAAAATTAATGCATTACTACCCAATATAACCAATGTAAAACGCTTATATTTTAGAGATGCCTTTCATCCTATTTTGTGGTTAACCAATAAAGCAAAAAACGAAGTAATTTATCCGCAAACTATTGAATTACAAAATGATAATCGAATCATTGTTATTTCGGGACCCAATGCTGGTGGAAAAAGTATTACACTAAAAACCATTGGTTTACTACAATTAATGCTGCAAAGCGGTATTTTAATTCCGGTTCATGAACGAAGTGAAACCTTTTTATTTGACAGAATTTTAACCGATATTGGTGATAATCAATCTATTGAAAATCATTTAAGTACGTACAGTTATCGTTTGAAAAACATGAATTATTTCTTGAAGAAATGTAACGATAAAACCTTGTTCTTAATTGATGAATTTGGTACAGGTTCCGATCCTGAATTAGGTGGCGCTTTAGCTGAAACCTTTCTAGAAGAATTTTATGCACGTGAAGCTTTTGGGATTATAACTACGCATTATACCAATTTAAAAATCTTAGCAAACGAATTACCATTTGCAACGAATGCTAATATGCTTTTTGATGAAAAATCATTAGAACCTATGTATAAATTACATTTAGGACAAGCAGGAAGTTCTTTTACTTTTGAGGTAGCTCAAAAAAATGGCATTCCTTATGGATTGATAAATCGTGCTAAAAAGAAAATTGAAAAAAGTAAGGTTCGGTTCGATCAAACCATTGCTACACTTCAAAAAGAACGATCAAAACTTGAAAAAACTTCTCAAAACTTAAAAGAAGAAGAAAGTAAAGCTCGTGAAGAAAGCCAGAAAATGGAACAGATTAACGCTAAAATTCAGGAAAAATTAGAGCGTTATCAAGAATTATATGATGCCAACCAACGCTTAATTTATTTGGGTCAAAAATTAGATGATATTTCTGAAAAGTATTTCAACAATAAAGATAAAAAAACGCTTATTGGCGATTTCTTAAAAATGGTTGAAATTGAAAATTCTAAACGCAAAAAAATCACTAAAAAGGAAAAGATTGCTAAAGAAAAAGTTGAGAAAGAAGTAATTGCAGAAGTTCAAGTAAAAGTAGAAGAAATTCGAGAGAAGAAGAAACAAGAAAAAGAAAAGAAAAAAGTAATTGAAGCTGCTAAACCAAAAGTAATATTAAAAGTTGGTGATAGAGTTAGAATGATTGATGGAAAAGCAATTGGAACTATTGATAAAATTGAGAAAACAAAAGCTGTTGTCAATTATGGAATTTTTACTTCAAAAGTGAGCTTGGACCAATTAGAATATATTCAACCAGTTTAATTGTTGATTTGTTTATTCGTTAGAATATTAATGTTTATTTTTCGTCAATTCGAGTGATTTTTGACAGAAAATTATATCGAGAATAGAAAAATCTAGACTTGTTCTCGATACATTTTTTATATTGCCTTACAATAAAAAAATACTCGAACTGACGGCTTTAATCCATTTACTTAACAATTATGATTAATTTACCTGAAAATAAAAAAATAATCTTGTTTGATGGAGTTTGCAATTTATGTGATGCTTCAGTTCAGTTTATAATTAAGCATGATAAAAAGGATATTTTTCGTTTTGTAGCTATCCAATCTGAATTAGGAAAAGAAATTATTAAATATTTAGGAATAGACACTTCAAAAACAGATTCTATTATTTTATATGAACCTGGAATTGCATATTATTTTAAAGCTGATGCCGCTTTACATATTGCAAAAGAATTGAATAGTTGGCACGCAATCCTATACTCATTTATACATACACCAAACTTTATAAAAGATTCTGTTTACGATTATATTGCAAAAAATCGTTACAAATGGTATGGCAAGAAAGAGGCTTGTATAATACCCACTCCAGAACTAAAGGCTAAGTTTTTAGATTAGTATGATATTTGTCAGTTTTTTATTATCTTGTAAATGTTAATTTTGTTTAAATAAATCAAACTTATAAACTTATGAAAAGTCTTGTTCTTCCTTTATTTGATTTTGCTAATGGAGCTGCGATGATGATTGTTGTATTCT from Flavobacterium haoranii encodes:
- a CDS encoding endonuclease MutS2, which produces MISVTKKTLQDLEFNTILETIAAYCNTELGYEKALAIEPFKHKTELLANLKQTSEYLASFSNNNAIPNHGFETITNELKFLSIEESFLEAQSFKKIAHLAETAITLIKYFKKFEDYYLELNKKSSEIAIEKQINIAIDNVFDKYGEIKNNASPDLVFIRQNIQVVRGKINQSFSIALSQYNSAGYLDDIKETIVDNKRVLAVLAMHRKKVKGSVMGSSKTGSIVYIEPEATLRYSRELADLLQDEREEIVRILKRLTNEIRPFKETLTEYQEFLSDIDVIAAKGKYANKINALLPNITNVKRLYFRDAFHPILWLTNKAKNEVIYPQTIELQNDNRIIVISGPNAGGKSITLKTIGLLQLMLQSGILIPVHERSETFLFDRILTDIGDNQSIENHLSTYSYRLKNMNYFLKKCNDKTLFLIDEFGTGSDPELGGALAETFLEEFYAREAFGIITTHYTNLKILANELPFATNANMLFDEKSLEPMYKLHLGQAGSSFTFEVAQKNGIPYGLINRAKKKIEKSKVRFDQTIATLQKERSKLEKTSQNLKEEESKAREESQKMEQINAKIQEKLERYQELYDANQRLIYLGQKLDDISEKYFNNKDKKTLIGDFLKMVEIENSKRKKITKKEKIAKEKVEKEVIAEVQVKVEEIREKKKQEKEKKKVIEAAKPKVILKVGDRVRMIDGKAIGTIDKIEKTKAVVNYGIFTSKVSLDQLEYIQPV
- a CDS encoding thiol-disulfide oxidoreductase DCC family protein, with the translated sequence MINLPENKKIILFDGVCNLCDASVQFIIKHDKKDIFRFVAIQSELGKEIIKYLGIDTSKTDSIILYEPGIAYYFKADAALHIAKELNSWHAILYSFIHTPNFIKDSVYDYIAKNRYKWYGKKEACIIPTPELKAKFLD